A region of the Solirubrobacterales bacterium genome:
GATCAGCTCAGCCACCCACACAGCAGAAGAACCGCCGCGTCGCATTGGTCGCCGGCGGCGCTGGCGGAATCGGCGTTGAAGTGGCCAAAGAGCTTCTGCTGGACAACATGGCGGTCGCGATCGCCGACGTCGATCCGCAGAAGGCCGCGGCCGCCGCGACCGACCTGATGCAGGCCGTCAGCGGCGCGGAAGTGATCTGGGTGGACATGAACATCACTGAGCAGTCGTCGGTGACGCGGGCGATCGCAGAGGTAGAACAGCGCCTTGGGCCGATCGACGCGATGATCAACGCGGCAGGCTGGAACCATGCAATGAGCCTTTTGAAGTCAGACGAGCAGTACTGGCGCCAGATGATCGACATCAACCTCCTGGGCGGCATCCGCCTGACGCACGCGGTGCTCGGCGGAATGATCGAGCGCGGCTACGGACGCATCGTGCACATCGCGGGCGAAGCCGGTCGCGCTGGCGTCAGCGAGCAGTCGCTGATGAGCGCGGCCAACGGCGGCACGATCGCATTCGTCAAGGCAATGGCGCGCGAGGTGCTAGACAAGGGCGTCACGGTGAACTGCCTCTCGCCCGGGCCAACGGCAACGCCGATGCTCGACCAGATGATTCAGTACGCCGAGGATGCAGCGGCGATGGTTGCTTCTTTGAGGGGCGCCGTGCCGATGGGTCGGCTGGGTCAGCCAAACGACATCGCGCCAGTTGTTGCGTTTCTTGCCTCT
Encoded here:
- a CDS encoding SDR family oxidoreductase → MNITSIGSAQPPTQQKNRRVALVAGGAGGIGVEVAKELLLDNMAVAIADVDPQKAAAAATDLMQAVSGAEVIWVDMNITEQSSVTRAIAEVEQRLGPIDAMINAAGWNHAMSLLKSDEQYWRQMIDINLLGGIRLTHAVLGGMIERGYGRIVHIAGEAGRAGVSEQSLMSAANGGTIAFVKAMAREVLDKGVTVNCLSPGPTATPMLDQMIQYAEDAAAMVASLRGAVPMGRLGQPNDIAPVVAFLASEGAGFVTGQTISVSGGMTMV